DNA from Daucus carota subsp. sativus chromosome 1, DH1 v3.0, whole genome shotgun sequence:
GAAAATTGTTAAACTCCTTATATTGCGAGTGATATTCCTCATGAATAGGATTTCAAGAAGTGCCGGAAGAAGAAAAGAGCAAAATGGTAGGCAATGTATTTACTAGTGTTGCTTCAAATTATGATGTTATGAATGACCTGATGAGTGCTGGCTTACATAGATTATGGAAGGAAAGGTTATTTCTTCTCTCTATGTCTTATACTATGTAATGTCTTCACATTGATTTTAtgtcaaatactccctccagtCGACTATGTCAGGCACTTGAAATTTTTTCACTCGTTTCCCAAAGTTTTGACTTATAgttaaaatagatatttttcaaacttttgttttttgaacagaagtttatatgtatattttacaGGAAAACAAAAGTTgaaattttttagttttaactaTTGAATCAAAGCTCTTGGATGTACGTAAAAAAGTCAAATGCCTTGTATAATGGACCAGAGGGAGTTATAACTAATTTGGTTGCTTtcttattttgttattaatattttttaatttagattGGTCTCTAAATTAAATCCATTTCCTGGAATGAAGCACCTTGATGTGGCTGGCGGGACaggttttcttttcttcattaAATTCTTAGTTGTTGTGGGCTGATAATGTTGTACTGTAACATGAGTTTGACATGATAATGTTGTGGGCTGAAAATGCAGCAAATTTTATTTAgcttttttatttagttttttttgaaGTTAAGAATTAGTGACATATTGAACGGTGCTGATTTTGCACGGTATGCTATCAACATTGCTAAAATCCCTAATTCCCTACAGATACCATCAGTAGGACTTTGGAAGAATCTCAGAAAGTAGAAAAGATGGGAAAGAATTAGTTGGTGTAGTAATTGGAAGGTTAAAAGGGGATCGTATTGGAGAATATGGGTAGGCTCTACTTGCCATGGGTGGATATCCATTATTTGGTATTGTCTGACTCAGAAGTATGTAAGAACTAAGATAGGAGTCATTGAGTGTCAAACTTACCTAGACATTTGACATTCCTCTAAATTTTTGGGGAtcctttattaatttttatgcaaTTTATTTGATTCAGATTCCTTGTGTTATTGTAGAAGTGGGTCAAATTCTTTAGTTGCAAAACTCGAACAATAAATAATGACTTCATTACATTTAGTTTTGCATAGACTTGCTGTAGTGCATATTTACTATGATCTTTATATTAGCACTATCGCTGATGTGTGCTCTGTCGTGTAATAATTTAATTGACTCGCtgtgttaaattttaaatatacatacccTTGTAAGGTTGTCTAGTATAGTAGAATTGTTATAGTTTCTCAGTAGTTTATGATGTTGTGCGTGATGAATATTAATCAGAAAGAAAAATCTCACTTAATGAAGTTTCAAATAGTCAAAAAATCTTAGGGGTTTCTTTTGGAGGGTCCTAGTCCCCAACAATTGATTGGTGGGGACTTTTTAACTGACATATTGTTTTTcagccgttggatgaatatctagCAGCCAGGATTATAACATTTGTTTAACACGTTCAGCTCTTTTTAACCGTTGGATGGGTAAAATGACCCCGTTCAGCTAATTAAAAAGCGCTGAATGAGTACCCATCCAGTAGTTAAAAAGCACTGAACATGTTTTAAAAAATCTTATAATCCAGgccgctggatattcatccaacagcTGAAAACAATAAGCCTTTCAAGAGGTTCCCAACAATCAATTGCTGGGGAGTGGGGACCAGGACCCTCTTTTGGAACCTTGTAAATaagaaactttttttttttaatgttagtTTATTCTTTTGTATTTCCATCGAGTTAAAATGTTATCTATTGGGTAAAAGCCTTGTTCAAGTGTCTAGACACATATTTTATATCTAGTCatagtatattttttgaatCTGTCAGTTGTTGATTGCAGGGGATGTTGCATTTAGAATTCTAGAAAGTATAAACAGTGTTAGGCGTAGGGCGCTGCAAGATATGTCTGAAGATAATCTTCAAGAAGAAACTCAGATATATGTATGTGATATCAATCCAAATATGTTGAATGTGGGCAAAATGCGTGCCCAAGAGAGAGGTAATGTGTAAAAGAATTTTCATATTCAGTTACAATATTTGTAGCAAGAAAGTGCAAGTGTTATTCAGTTTTTTTTGTAAGTAACTTTGAAGACAAGAAGTCTTACATTTCATTAATTACATATGTAAATTATCTTTGTAGGTCTAGGGGAAGATGGATCTCTTGTATGGGTTGGAGGAGATGCAGAAGCACTGAATTTTGAGGATGACTCTGTGGATGGTTATACTATTGCCTTCGGTATCAGAAATGTGACACATATAGAAAAGGTTCTTTCTGAAGCTCACAGGTAACTACTATTTTACCAACTGCTATGGTGATAGTTATCTTAAGTATTTTACTCTGCCCTTGTTTGTTTATCAGGTTCTATAGTTTTGTAGGTAACTCCAAAATCCTAAGAAATAGGTTACACTCCAAAATTACTAGGATCAGTATAACCATGTTTTGGTTTATCACTACTTAACTACAATTTACATagttatttttgtttaaatcatCTATTAGCTTTCTAGAAATTTTAGAATACATTAATCATCTTGAtacaaagatatataaatattaattacttctataacaaaatataaaaattaattataaactattataaatataactaaaattataattacaatATGACAAAATTGTTACATTTTTATGTAGGTAAAACAAATCACTAATCAAAGGGCCATATGGCATCTACAAAAATAATCGAATTTTAATGAAAACATATTAAAATggaacaaatcaatatttctttGTCAAAGCGAGTAACGTCGAGCAAATTTTGCACCGCAGGGAATCCTTGCTTATATCATTGAAATATGCAGCCCTTTTTGTTTCTAAAGAGACAATCTGGCGACTTGCTATATCGTGAGAAATATGAATACATGATTTGTCCAAATGCATTTGTTAAACTAACCAATAACCATAAGTGTGATCTCCTATAAACCATCATCAGTGAACTATTTTCATAAGAAACCAAAACCTATATCAGTGGTTGTTAAATATCTTCAAACAATTTCAGTTTATATCAGTGGTTATACACTAAAACTTTCGCATGGAGAGACACTAAGCCCAGACATGGGTGAAGAAGACCCAATTACTCGGTAGTAAACTTTGAATAAAGAGAGATATATTAAACAGGAAGgaatattaaacaaaaatagTGAAAAGGGGGATTATCATTAACCAAAAAGGCTGATGATAGCCCTCATATTGATGAAATAAGGTTTGGTTTTTCTTGATAGAGAGAAAAAGAGGAGAGTTGACTGTATAGttatataaaagatatatttctattttatatgaattgataaaatattagttgCTTCATATAATCATTAATTTGTAGTTAGGGTTATCTTGATAGCCTTATTGTTGGTCCCTTTAGTTCTAGATTATCTTTATCTTCATGCATGATAACCTGTTTAATAAAAAGGACCTGCGGTGTCCTTATCAGCCTTGCACTTGTGGATGGTTCTGGTAGCCGATGGCCCTGTGCCAGATGGCTGGCACCCCAGTGCTTTAAGGCTCTGTAGGCTTGGCATCCCTGACACTGTAGGAACAGTGATTGAACAGCATATATAGTACTGGCATAGCAGAGTAGGGTTAATAAGGGTAGATAAGTCATGTTCTGTCATTTACTGTTACTTTACTTGCATTGTTATAAATAGCAGCCTAGGTGTACATTTCAGTTCATGCAAATTGTGTTATGTAAATGGAAGTATTTCCACCAACCTCTttaatctctctctcttttctatTTGAAATCTCTCTTAATCTTTCGCAATCTATATCTCTTGCTCTGTTCTTGTTTCTTGCTTACATAAACAGAAAACTCCAAAACTAGCACTAAAACAGTTCAGGAATTAAGTAATTTCTgacaaattggtatcagagcttactTTTTCAATCAACCACCGCTTCTATTGTGTTGTTCTGGTGAAAACATGTCTAGCGAGCTAAGGATCACTGCAATCGCATCTGAAATGACGAAGTTATGGTTTACGCTCATCTCATGTTTGATTTCTGTCTCAATGTCTTCGATCTGTTATTTTCCTGCTGAATTCTGTTAGTAAGTACTCGTTTCCAGTAATTGCTAGTGTATAAGTGTTGATTACTCCAGAGAAGTACAAAAATAGTAGTGTAGACTTGTTTCTCTGTCTTGTCCACTGAGTCCAACTCGAGATCCGTGCTGTGTATCAACTGAATTGTGGTTCTACTGGTCTGAGGAATTGCTATTGTGATTGTGCACTGCAATTGAAGTGTAGAGAAGTTGAACTGCTGAGAGTTGTCCAATATTGGAATAGCAAGAGTGGTGCCGATAAGTAGGTGCCTGCTAACTCTTTGATCAATTGAGTGTGAGTAGAAGTTGTGTAAATTGTGGAGACAATTAGACAATGGAAGCAGACGACTGGATGATGGAAGGTTAGGCTTTCAGTAACGCTGTTCTTGAGTCAACAATAATATCTGGCTCATAAAGAGATTTTGTGAATCCATTTGGTTGGCAGGGTCAACATAGGAAAGATCCAGAAGGTTTTTAAGGCAGGAGGATTCAGAATCTTTACAGCACCCAAGGTTGAACTTTCCCAAGTTTACAACAGGTAAAGCTGTGGAAGATTGGATTCAGGATTGTGAGGACATGGTGGAATTTTAAAGGGGGAGGATTGTCAGAAACAGTGACTGAGCAGTACTATTAGTACTGCAATAGTAGAGTATGGGGGTTAATAAGGGTTGATAAGTCATTTACTTTCATTTACTATTACTTTACCTGTGTTGTTATAAATAGCAGCCTAAGTGTACATTTCAGTTCATGCAAATTATGATATGAAACTGAAGTATTTCCACCaacctctttctctctctaaattCTGTTATTCTATCTCTCTGCTCTCTCTGTCGAATCTATTAAGGCCATAAGTTAGTGGTCTGGCATGTATTTATTTCATTAACTGTTACATTAATTGATTCTATTAAGTTGTTTGTGTCAGGGTGCTTAAAAAGGGGGGAAGGTTTCTTTGCCTTGAATTGAGCCATGTGGAAAATCCAGCTTTGAAGCAGTTgtgagtattttttttaaagaaaataactTTGGCGAAGAATTCTCTCTTGATAAATTTACCAAAACctttatatcaaattatttattttacggATGATGCACCATTGTTTCCTTTTAGTTACATATTTATTACTCTATTCGGCAGATATGATTATTACTCGTTCTCCGTCATTCCAGCCATAGGGGAGCTAGTTGCAGGAGATCGGAATTCTTACCAGTACTTGGTTGAAAGTATTCGTAAATTTCCCTCACAGGTATACTGTTGACAACTTATTTTCTGTTTACTTTTGATTTCATGTTTATAGCTCTCATAGCACTTGCACAGTTAATTTCACCTGATTGTTGCCTGGGTTTTAAGCTTATCAGTAACTCTTTGAAATGTGCTTTTATGCGAGAGAGAATTCAGGAGAtctgtttaaataataataattcatttaAACAAGTTGTCGGAACAATTATTGGGAGTAAAAAATGTTTAGAATTTAGACTGTAGATGCTCTTTCCTTAGGAGATGTAATGTAGTCAGTTTTTAGACATGAGTCATGAAAGAGCCATTGGCGGTTCAAGGTGCCCCTGATTATATAGTTGGCTATTATTCTTTGGTAGAACCATTAGGATAGGTAATATATCCATTTTCCTCTGTATAAGCTCTACACTATCATTACTAGTGATATTAAGCAGGGAAGTGATTATTCATTATAGTTCCTTTCCTGTAATCATTCAAGGCTGTCAATTCAATTGATGCATAACTGCAATATTCATCAGTTCTTATCTCCAAGCTTTACCTCAAATGTAAATCTATCATCAAGATTTGGAAATTGCTTCCAGTTCCAATCATGTGATTGCTGGAGGCAGTATCAATATACAACTTACTAAGCTGCTCTTTATGAACCCACATGCATGTTGTATTGATTTGTTACTGTTTATTTTTTCTGATTAGTGTTCTTCAAATTGGTCACATATTTGCATTCATAAGGAGTTCTCTCCTCCAGATCAAAAACTTGCCTTCCATTAGTACTCGTAATAAATCTATATTGTTCAAACAGTGACCACATCCTTCTTGGTGTTAACACCAATAAATACTGTTTTTAGGCTCCATTATACACGTGATTTAGTATcccaattttttgttttatgctAATCACAGGCACCGGATTTTCTTTACTTTTGGCAAGTGGACAATTTTACCCATCAGTTTTTTATTCTGTTTCATCCTTAAATACATTTCATGCAACAGCTTCCTAGTTTCTTTAGATTACTTTCAGGACACAGTGTGTCATAGAATACAAGGCcaaagaagatctctgacaattACACATGAAGTTGATTAAGAAATTAAGGTGGTGGAGAATCTCAAACTATATACAGCTATCATTATGGTTTAATAGTATATGGCCTTGGGTCAAAACCTTAATTTGAATTGTAGTTAAGATGGCAACAATCATTTAACTCTGTAATAAATTATAGCCAGaaatctaaataaaagtttagatggCAACAATCATATGAATTCTATAATAAATTATAGCCTCCGGACAAAACAGaaatctaaataaaagtttagatggCAACAATCATTTGAATCCTATAATAAATTATAGCCTCCAGACAAAACAGAAATctatataaaagtttagatGGCAACAATCATATGAATCCTATAATAAGTTATAGCCTCCAGACAAAACAGAAATCAAAATAGAAGTTAAGACGGCAACAATCATATAAACCTATCGTCTACCCAACACATTTATTCAGGTAATACATCAAACACTTTAAGCCTAATCACATTTAGCTAGTGTAGGCCCTTACCAGAATTCCATTCCCCATACTTCTGGCCTAGTCAGATGTTGCACTTGGACTCCTAGTCAACACACCTTCACATCCAGCCCTCTCCTCCATCCCACCCTCGTGAGCCTCCTTACCATCATCCCATAGTTTCCTTGCTAGGGCAGACTTAGCATTCCTAATCTCCCTCCCCCTCTTCATCGGCGCAGGAGGCGGGGCTTGAGATAAGTTCACACTTTCAGCAAGCTTGACCTTCGTCGGTGCAGGAGTCTGATATAACTCCACAGATTCCTTGATTTCCCCTTGGGCTTGAAGGCTCTCAGAGTTCATGCTTCCCATGGAGCGGTGCGCTTCTTCCCCAGACGACATAAGTGGATTGAGAGAGAAACCGGTGTTTTGACCTGCACGCCGTTCAGGTTCTCGTGGGTAGCAATGAAGTCTTGGTCGGCGGCTGCAGCAGAATATTCTTTTATTTAGGGCAGAGATATTAAACGTGGAGGGTTATTTTCACAAATTCGTAATTTGATTAAATTGAATCTAAATATAGTATTACTAAATGGAAATCACATCAAAATAATTAGCTGCCTTGCGTATTGACCGACATTGAACAAATCATTTACAGGCCCGTTCCATATCTTTTGAAGGCCCAAGGCAATGCAAAAAAACAGGCCCTCCAATTTTTTCTTCCAAGATATAAAATGTAATAACGCGAATTGAGATCGGGTAAATATGATGATATATTAATCTTAACCAAATCAAGATAGACAAATAAAAAAGCAAAACATTGGCCTTTAATTATCTACTTTTTAAATAAGCATGATAATGCAAATTAAAATTCAAGTGAATATGATACTgtaagaataataatataattaagggAAGGCAATGTTTTTTTTGAACCCTTAAAGAAGCATATTACTAACACCGAACTACATATATCACAAGTTTACTAATCAAGCTTTAAACATTAGTAAAGTTGAAAAGCAAGCTATACAacaaatttgtatttttaaattttaatcccGACTTACAAAAAtcctatataataatatgtagAGAATAGAGATTCGGTTACTTCAAGATGCacaatttacaaattaaacgaCTTGTATATGGAGCACGGTTagatagcccagtggtgggtttatcctatgttgtcccgggttcgactctggctcatccgaGAAGTATTTAGAACAGATGTtgatttgtaaggcatataagcctaaattgtcaacaaaaaaaaaaagacatgtATATGGATAAATTTgtaataattcttatttttacatGAAATAACTTTGTATACCATCACTAACATTAAGGAAATAAGTTCTAGGCCTCTTGAAAGGTATAGGCCCAGGGTCGCCCTTCATATGAGCCAAGTTGGATCatttataaatagaaaaatgatataatttttttttactaggAATAGTAAAGTTTGGCAGTGTGTTTTAAGTAGGCTAAATGCCATTTTAACCCTCAAAGTTTGGGGGTGTGTACCGATACGGCCTCAATGTTTTGACTTGGCCGAttctggattttttttttgctaaaaaatggatttttttaataataaacaagtaaaaaaaattcatattatgCAAAACCTCATTATCCAGCTGTATAATATAGTTGGGCTGTCTAATCGGGTTACTAGTTCATATATATAATGCATCCTATTTGATCTCGTCTCAGTTTATTATCTTATAAATTTAGGAGTTAATTGCATTTTACACCCTTATACTTCGGCCCAAAAACACtttagtatgcaaacttttGAAAATTGCATACCGCAACCCATTGGTATTTTGTGCGCTTCATTTTGCACTCCTTCTGTCAAAACTTAACGGTTCTGTTAAAAAAATGAGGGCAACTGaggcattaaaaaaaattaaatacaacaCACTATTAGTGGGTTAGTTAAACAGTTAATAAAGTAACTCTAATAACCCCGTTTACAATCCCTGTCCTATCCGGCAACCCGTGACCACCATCACCCTTTTCTACTCCGACAACTCGGTGGCATCACCACTGTCCAGCCATCTCGCCGCCTTCCTCCACCCCTGACACACACCGGAAATATTGACCAGTTTAAGTCACCGGACACATTCGTATTATTACCCTTTTTATAGTGTTATAGCCAACTCTAATGTTGACCTTGATGCGGATGATTGCAGTATCCGAGATATTACAGGCATCTGTTCTAATGAGTAGCAACTGGTGAGGGACTAGCAGAATGGCATGGGGATGTATGTTGTTTTACGCATATTGTTGTAATCGACACGGCATTCAATTAAGTTTTGACAACTACagttacaaatataatttggtCCAGCTTTGTAATATAGATGTTACCGTGCAAGTTGGGAAAATCTGGtacaacaaaattacaatattaattaatcttatgTTCCTCGCCTAACTCCCTCTTTTTCAACTACCACCGTGACCCATTCAAACCACCCACCATCGTCCCATCTTTCAACTCCCTCATCTTTTCCGTAGTAGAAAAATAAAGTGCTCAGTAAATTAGGGtcaatacacatatatttaggACTTATATACTCTTAAATGGGGAAGAAGACCGTTAAAATACGGTATTCCCGTTTTACCCCCGGCTTAAGTAACGTTAAACAAGGATATTTAACGTGGATTGACGGAAAGGGTGCAGAATGCCGCACACAAATACTAGTGGGTTGTGAAATGCAATTTTCaaaagtttgcatactaaaGTGTTTTTGGGCCCAAATGCAGGGATGcgaaatgcaattaactctaaatttACTGAATCATTAGTTTACCATGCTAGGCTCAAGTCAAGACCATGGTAACGATGTATAGTCAAACTAATTtagtaatatttcttttagttGTTGGTACTTGGTACTAGTGTTAGCTTGTTTGTTTATATGATCTTGTACTCGTATTATTCGTACTCATGTGGAGATACTTGTAAAGCCAATTTACCGGATGTATTCACGATGGAGCATAGTAGCCGTATGTCAATCTGAAGATGAATGTAGTTATGGCTACTAGACAAGTGAGAATTGTATATGGTCATTAGCAATGCATTGTAAAACATCCAGCATGTTAACTTCACATGTGTCATTTTAGGAGCAGAAAACATGTActttaaagttttaatttgGAGATTGATTGAACttctaatcaaaatattaactTGTAAAGTGAattaaatccaaaataaaattGTTAGAAAAATCTAATTATTACTGTATTAACTAGGAGTAAAAGATTTAGTATTTGGACAAGATTACATAGCATTATGTTGTTCAATCCTGTTCTGAAATTCTTAATCATTTAAATATCCTTTTCAATTTTACAATCTTTAATTGCAGGAGAACTTTGCTTCAATGATCGCAGAAGCTGGATTTCAGAAAGTCGAATATGAAAATCTTGTTGGTGGAGTAGTTGCAATTCATTCTGGATTAAAGTTTTAGAGGAGAAATTACAAAGTCTGTATGCAAATTTGTAATTGTGGGGAACTTCTTAAAGATCCCATGTCTTCACATTTGCCAATTGTCATGTTGATTGTTTGAAGCCCTAGTTTCTGAAGTGTTCATTCGTTTCAATTTATTACATGCTCTTGGGTCTTGTAAATAAGCAATTTTGTGAACAGCGGTTAACTTGGGCACAACTATGTACTGTTTTCATCTCGACAGGCTTTACGAAGCAATAGCTGCAATCCTTGACATTTATGGTCTGCAGTGAAAATATCATCGTAATCAAAACAATTCTTGAGCTCTCTTTTTTGCATTTTTCCATGATATTCGCTTCACTGAAGGTGTTGTGGTGGAACTGAATCAAATAGAGAACTCTCTATGGCCTGCGGTGAATTTAGATTTATCATTGTAGTTAAAACACGACTCTTAAGCTCTCTTGTTTGCATTTCTTCCCACGATAGTGGCTTCAATGAACAAGTTGTGATGGAACCGAATGGAATATGAGAAGTTCAGTTTGTCTCATGCGTGCAAAACTAATGACTTCTTTTACTGATCTGGGTTTTGACATTCTAAGGCCTCTTGCAATATCAGATTTTAGACCCCCAGAAAAGTTCCCACTAATGCACTCTAAACTCTTTCTAGTTGTCACAAAGTGCTTACTTGACTACACCTAGAACTGATCTAGTTCTCACAGGCTACCCCTTGTACATGTATTTCGTTGATATACTCTTTTTAATaagcaataaataaaataaagaaggaAGTATTGCTTTTTTATCAGTAAATTCGATTATTAAACTGCAAGATTAGTTAAGCAGGCtggtataaataatatattatagccCTAAGCAGGTTgatatcaataatataattattaaagctCGTTTAAACCCTTCAGCAAAGTTCGCTATTTCGCGCTACATTACCAGATTGAGCCAAAGAACTTGCACAACAAATTAATGACCATTGTGTCTATTGGTGGTTAGTAAATATGAATCTCGAATTGGTGCCATCTAAATGAGaattcaaatatttgaaaatttaatattctctTCATTTTGAATTACATAtccaattttgaatttttttatcaaattaaccTTATTTTATGTaggtttatttaaaaattatatgatttcaagaatcaagaaatatatatcataaaataaattgtgTCTATAttgtagtaatatatttttaatttgaccGAGTCAAAATACTAGTTCTTGACTGCATAGATTTAGATTATGTTATAAGGAAGAACAACCTACTTCTCCTACATATGAAAGTTCTGCTACTGATAAATTGAACTTTGAGAAGTTGGAGCTTTCTAATTTGCTTAAGTCTAATGATGATAAAGTGCAGCATTCCTGAATTTACGTGATATTGTGTTGTGCAGTATTGAACATCGGATTTTCCGGACCTAATTTCGTATGGAGGCTTTTCTGGATTCGTTATGTTCTTCCAGCTTCCAGGGACAATGATATATGGACGTGTTTGCTGTTCTCCATCTTCTGCCCAAGGATAATGTAATGAAAAATCGTTTCGAAGGTTGTTTGATAAGCAATTGTTATTACCTTTCGAAAAAGTTGGAACCAAGGTGTAATGAACATAAGTGGTTGCTTGAGATTGGGTTTGATTTGAGGAAAAGGCTCGCTTATCGACAAATTCCACCACAACCATAGCCACATGAGGTCTACCCTGATCCACGACTACATCTGGTTATTATTCGGGAAAATCTTCTCGGTGATTCGATTTAAAAAATTGTGGATGCTGAGCCCAAAAGTTTGACTCGTGGTGTTTCTATAACATACTACAATGAAGCAGGCAAAGGTGACGGGGTTTGCGGGATTGGTTTGTATCTCTCGTAAAAGAGATGATTAGTGAGTCTCATGGTGCTTTTCTCTGTTCGGGAAATGATCCTGATGATCTTGTTGCACGCGATGTCATGCGTTTCTACCCCAAGGCAGGTTAGTTAG
Protein-coding regions in this window:
- the LOC108205182 gene encoding 2-methoxy-6-polyprenyl-1,4-benzoquinol methylase, mitochondrial; translation: MALRMVARKMRSKLLPSLTPAYMLHSHATSFGFQEVPEEEKSKMVGNVFTSVASNYDVMNDLMSAGLHRLWKERLVSKLNPFPGMKHLDVAGGTGDVAFRILESINSVRRRALQDMSEDNLQEETQIYVCDINPNMLNVGKMRAQERGLGEDGSLVWVGGDAEALNFEDDSVDGYTIAFGIRNVTHIEKVLSEAHRVLKKGGRFLCLELSHVENPALKQLYDYYSFSVIPAIGELVAGDRNSYQYLVESIRKFPSQENFASMIAEAGFQKVEYENLVGGVVAIHSGLKF